The Salvia miltiorrhiza cultivar Shanhuang (shh) chromosome 1, IMPLAD_Smil_shh, whole genome shotgun sequence genome has a window encoding:
- the LOC131006858 gene encoding F-box protein SKIP5-like: MEAGQPKHKKLAKRGKNAYNCQINNLDDGCLMLIFSFLCPIPDRYNTALVCRRWRFLACHPRLWLRVDRSVNDLSEPGVYPNIETAVSVARPGDTILIAAGGIHRTSNIQIKKPLCLIGAGELPDDTTLICSRGSESALEFLATCKLANLTVRAELGCCLLHRSGRLTIDGCILQCETNPLDHLSHAIVTTASPPNGVPAALKNNGDCVTVMRTRIEGGAKAVLTSGTLSLQRVRVIYTRTSLFFWFSVELSD; encoded by the exons ATGGAGGCAGGGCAGCCGAAGCACAAGAAATTAGCAAAGCGCGGCAAGAATGCATACAATTGTCAAATAAATAATCTTGACGATGGCTGTCTCATGCTAATTTTCAGCTTCCTCTGCCCCATTCCAG ATCGGTATAACACCGCCCTCGTTTGCCGCAGATGGCGTTTCCTAGCATGCCACCCTCGGCTTTGGTTGCGAGTTGATAGGTCTGTCAATGATTTATCTGAGCCTGGAGTTTACCCCAATATTGAGACAGCTGTCTCTGTGGCAAG GCCTGGGGACACTATATTGATTGCAGCTGGAGGGATTCACCGCACGTCCAATATTCAGATCAAAAAGCCTCTTTGTCTG ATCGGTGCCGGTGAACTTCCTGATGATACAACACTCATCTGCTCCCGTGGTTCTGAGAG TGCCCTGGAGTTCTTGGCAACTTGTAAACTGGCTAATCTGACTGtgagagcagagctcggttgcTGCCTTCTGCACAGGAGCGGGAGGCTAACGATTGATGGCTGTATTCTCCAATGCGAGACGAATCCCTTAGACCATCTCTCTCATGCCATTGTGACCACTGCAAGCCCTCCCAATGGAGTTCCAGCTGCACtaaagaacaatggtgattgTGTTACTGTAATGCGAACAAGGATCGAGGGAGGCGCAAAGGCTGTCTTGACAAGCGGAACACTCTCCCTGCAGCGAGTACGAGTCATATATACTCGCACTTCCCTGTTTTTCTGGTTCAGTGTTGAGCTTTCAGACTGA
- the LOC130992518 gene encoding uncharacterized protein LOC130992518 yields MDHTCHTDLNRTAPRQIPARVVGRYFARKLVGEGVVLKPKEMMSEMQRLFGIEINYSFALRARNIAIEMTYGDFGNSYQMLPSYLYMLRMSNPGTLYDLEMKDDGKFHHMFVALGQSVAAFEKGYLRPVIVVDGTHLKGRNGGILFVAVTKDGNEAIFPLAVGLGPIENDESWTWFFHRLRTCFGQPDDLLIVSDQHKSIRNAVECVYPNVPHGLCYYHIQKNLAYYGQHTTFKGIFLRFKY; encoded by the exons ATGGATCATACCTGCCACACGGATTTGAATCGCACTGCCCCGAGACAGATTCCGGCGAGGGTTGTTGGAAGATATTTTGCACGGAAATTGGTAGGCGAGGGGGTCGTTTTGAAGCCGAAGGAGATGATGTCAGAGATGCAGCGCTTATTCGGTATTGAGATCAATTACAGCTTCGCTCTCCGTGCAAGAAACATCGCGATTGAGATGACGTATGGTGATTTTGGGAACTCGTATCAGATGCTCCCATCGTATTTGTATATGCTGAGAATGAGTAATCCCGGCACATTATACGACCTTGAGATGAAGGATGATGGCAAGTTCCATCATATGTTTGTTGCACTTGGACAGAGCGTGGCTGCCTTTGAGAAGGGTTACTTGAGGCCAGTCATCGTCGTAGACGGGACCCATCTGAAGGGAAGGAACGGCGGTATTTTGTTCGTCGCTGTTACAAAGGATGGGAACGAAGCAATATTTCCTCTCGCAGTTGGGCTTGGTCCTATCGAGAACGACGAGTCTTGGACTTGGTTCTTCCACCGACTACGGACTTGCTTTGGTCAGCCGGATGATCTCTTGATTGTGTCTGATCAGCACAAGAGCATCAGAAATGCTGTGGAGTGTGTCTACCCGAACGTCCCTCACGGGTTGTGCTATTACCATATCCAGAAGAATCTCGCGTATTATGGGCAGCAT acgactttcaaaggaATTTTTCTGCGCTTCAAGTACTGA
- the LOC130992600 gene encoding uncharacterized protein LOC130992600, with the protein MEWFDDTSSSSSDEVAQVIIDEIQEQKQFIAQMYSQPEPKRVVHHRHYVYRDREAAHLCLMQDYFNDNPTYGPIFFRRRFRMQKELVLHIVDAVQDEDTYFQMSYDARGRNSLTPLQKCTVAIRQLAFGVSADTFDEYLKIADTTGRLCLKKFCKAVIQAYAANVVGSNNDINILNQSPLFSDVLDGTAALVIFEANRRYYQMSYYLCDSIYPEWRCFVKSPPMVINPKEERFKKMQESAWKDVECAFGVLQARWGIIRSLARGWYVEYLKDIMMCCIILRNMIIENEGERATHWRDDDTGHVASSSDSTESVRATPVCFEQYVHRDALLRDRHMHAQLQNDLIEHVWARFEPLGSE; encoded by the exons atgGAATGGTTCGATGATACTTCATCGTCTTCGTCCGACGAGGTAGCGCAGGTGATCATCGATGAGATCCAGGAGCAGAAACAATTTATTGCTCAAATGTACTCCCAACCGGAGCCGAAACGTGTTGTTCATCACCGACACTACGTTTACCGTGATCGTGAGGCTGCCCATTTatgtcttatgcaagactactttaACGACAATCCAACGTACGGGCCTATATTTTTCCGACGTcgttttcgaatgcagaaggagttggTCTTGCACATAGTCGATGCTGTGCAAGAtgaagatacttacttccaGATGAGCTATGATGCACGAGGTCGGAACTCTCTCAcgcctttgcagaaatgcacggtggctatccgccaattagcctTCGGTgtcagtgcggatactttcGACGAGTATCTCAAGATCGCCGACACGACGGGGCGTCTATGCCTCAAGAAATTCTGCAAGGCTGTTATCCAGGCTTACGCAGCCAA TGTCGtcggttcgaacaacgacatcaacatTCTGAACCAGTCGCCTCTGTTTtccgacgtgttggatggaacggcGGCACTGGTGATCTTTGAGGCCAACCGGCGCTACTACCAGATGagctactacttgtgcgacaGCATATATCCAGAGTGGCgctgcttcgtcaagagtccgcCGATGGTGATCAATCCAAAGGaggagaggttcaagaagatgcaagaatcggcatgGAAGGATGTCGAATGTGCATTTGGAGTGCTTCAAGCTCgatggggaatcattcgaagttTGGCGCGGGGTTGGTACGTCGAATATCTCAAGGACATCatgatgtgttgcatcattctccgcAACATGATTATTGAGAACGAAGGTGAAAGAGCTAcccattggagagatgacgacaCAGGACACGtggcgtctagcagtgactcgacggagagtgtTCGAGCAACCCCGGTTTGTTTTGAGCAATATGTGCATAGAGATGCacttctccgagataggcatATGCACGCTCAACTCCAAAATGATTTGATCGAGcacgtttgggcacgtttcgaaCCTCTAGGGTCGGAATAG
- the LOC131006857 gene encoding aspartyl protease AED3-like, translating to MEHSSNILATLIFFICLSTACNGAVFDPCSSPESDLSVIHIYGKCSPLVSPKPATSWVDTILTMASSDPKRVSYLSSLVSPKPASAPIAPGQVINTGNYVVRVKIGTPGQLFFVVLDTSNDAAWFPCSGCTGCSSTLFASNASSTYASLDCSVPECTQVSGVSCPTVGSGSCLFNRSYGSGSTLSATLSRDTLTLGNDAIPNYAFGCINAVSGGSIPPQGLLGLGRGSMSLLSQTGSVYSGVFSYCLPSFKSYYFSGSLKLGPVGQPKNIRTTPLLKNPHRPSLYYVNLTGVSVGRVNVAIAPELLAFDPSTGAGTIIDSGTVITRFVQPVYNSIRDEFRKQITGAISSLGAFDTCFAATNEEIAPAVTFHFTGLDLKLPMENVLIHSSSGSLACLAMAAAPNNVNSVLNVIANLQQQNLRILFDTVNSRLGIARELCN from the coding sequence ATGGAACACTCTTCCAATATTCTTGCAACATTAATCTTCTTCATTTGTCTCTCCACAGCTTGCAATGGTGCGGTTTTTGACCCATGTTCTTCTCCCGAATCGGATCTATCCGTGATCCACATTTACGGCAAATGCTCACCGTTGGTGTCGCCCAAACCCGCCACTTCATGGGTCGACACCATCCTCACCATGGCCTCCAGCGACCCGAAAAGGGTTTCCTACTTGTCGAGCCTCGTCTCGCCCAAACCCGCCTCCGCCCCTATCGCCCCGGGCCAGGTTATAAACACGGGTAACTACGTCGTCCGGGTCAAGATCGGGACTCCGGGCCAGCTCTTCTTCGTGGTCTTGGACACCAGCAACGACGCTGCATGGTTCCCATGCAGCGGTTGCACCGGCTGCTCGTCCACCCTCTTCGCCTCCAATGCCTCCTCCACCTACGCCTCGTTGGACTGCTCCGTACCCGAATGCACCCAAGTCAGCGGGGTCTCGTGCCCGACGGTCGGGTCGGGTTCGTGCCTCTTTAACCGATCCTACGGCTCTGGGTCGACCCTCTCGGCCACGCTATCACGCGACACCCTCACATTAGGCAACGACGCCATTCCCAACTACGCTTTCGGGTGCATCAACGCGGTCTCGGGCGGGTCGATCCCGCCCCAAGGGCTATTGGGTCTGGGCCGCGGATCAATgtctctgctctctcaaaccGGGTCGGTCTACTCGGGCGTATTCTCGTACTGCCTGCCCAGCTTCAAGTCGTACTACTTCTCGGGCTCACTCAAGCTCGGACCGGTGGGCCAACCCAAGAACATCCGGACCACCCCGCTCCTCAAGAACCCGCACCGCCCATCGTTATACTACGTGAACCTGACCGGAGTCAGCGTGGGACGGGTCAACGTGGCAATAGCACCGGAGCTCCTAGCGTTCGACCCGAGCACCGGGGCGGGTACCATAATAGATTCGGGTACGGTGATAACCCGGTTCGTCCAACCCGTATACAACAGCATCCGTGATGAATTCAGGAAGCAGATCACGGGGGCGATAAGCTCGTTGGGGGCGTTCGACACATGCTTCGCAGCGACAAACGAAGAGATAGCGCCGGCAGTCACGTTTCATTTTACGGGACTGGATTTGAAGCTGCCGATGGAGAACGTGTTGATCCACAGTAGCTCGGGGTCGTTGGCGTGCTTGGCGATGGCTGCGGCGCCGAACAATGTCAACTCGGTGCTCAATGTGATAGCCAATTTGCAGCAGCAGAATCTCAGGATTTTGTTCGACACTGTCAATTCTCGCCTTGGGATTGCTCGTGAACTCTGTAATTAG